The following proteins come from a genomic window of Rutidosis leptorrhynchoides isolate AG116_Rl617_1_P2 chromosome 10, CSIRO_AGI_Rlap_v1, whole genome shotgun sequence:
- the LOC139872787 gene encoding non-specific lipid-transfer protein Lac s 1-like, with protein MAGMIVMKVVCIMVVFMVVAMPYTEALSCNDVRMKLAPCLKYLQSGGMVSRACCNGVKGLDNLARTIPDRKTACNCMKAAYKTYSTIKPDNAAGLPNKCGVRIPYKMSPDTDCNKVK; from the exons ATGGCAGGAATGATAGTAATGAAGGTTGTATGTATTATGGTGGTTTTCATGGTGGTGGCGATGCCTTATACAGAGGCGCTTTCTTGTAATGATGTGAGAATGAAGTTGGCACCATGCCTTAAATACCTCCAAAGTGGCGGTATGGTGTCTAGGGCATGTTGTAATGGTGTTAAGGGACTTGACAACCTCGCGAGAACCATCCCTGATAGAAAGACGGCGTGCAATTGTATGAAGGCCGCTTACAAAACTTACTCTACAATCAAACCTGACAACGCCGCAGGCCTTCCTAATAAGTGTGGTGTACGTATTCCTTACAAGATGAGCCCTGATACCGATTGCAACAA GGTGAAATGA